A single window of Leptospira koniambonensis DNA harbors:
- a CDS encoding penicillin-binding transpeptidase domain-containing protein: MRGILYFSFAVFLLSCSVKTGTESLAIQKDELNLSDRKVCLFLAEMEEGTLLKVGEDNCKKTSPSMYVFQPVLALAALELGTLKDPHGYFPWDKTKFPYIRWQKEQNLRSSLENSTVWYFQKIWTDTGTTKLKPWLSSVGLPTSVPFEPSKSFWMDGGYSWTAEEFYLFLWKLFNGELEVRKKNLNSVLEGLERNPGEIKNPTGTHRLDGHFGNFSGFYSDSATGYAQGRSVSWYWFFWKGPKRSYLFLSRIESESETLSPLEAAKFGMEYLREKGFWEKYFYSSN; this comes from the coding sequence ATGAGGGGAATATTATATTTTTCTTTTGCGGTATTTCTTCTTTCCTGCTCCGTAAAAACAGGAACTGAATCACTAGCCATACAAAAAGACGAACTCAATCTCTCCGACAGAAAAGTCTGCCTATTCCTTGCCGAAATGGAAGAAGGTACACTTTTAAAAGTGGGAGAAGACAACTGCAAAAAAACCTCTCCTTCTATGTATGTATTCCAACCAGTGCTTGCTCTGGCGGCATTGGAACTAGGAACATTAAAAGATCCTCATGGATATTTTCCTTGGGACAAAACCAAATTCCCCTATATCAGATGGCAGAAGGAACAGAATCTAAGGTCTTCTTTGGAAAATTCTACAGTTTGGTACTTCCAAAAGATATGGACTGATACAGGAACTACTAAACTTAAACCTTGGTTGTCTTCTGTTGGACTTCCTACATCGGTCCCATTTGAACCTTCTAAATCTTTTTGGATGGATGGAGGATATTCTTGGACCGCAGAGGAATTCTATTTATTCTTATGGAAACTATTCAATGGAGAGTTAGAGGTCAGAAAGAAGAATCTGAACTCAGTCTTAGAAGGCTTAGAAAGAAATCCAGGAGAGATCAAAAACCCAACAGGTACTCACAGATTAGATGGCCACTTTGGGAATTTCTCCGGTTTTTATTCTGATTCAGCAACAGGATACGCCCAAGGAAGATCAGTCTCTTGGTATTGGTTTTTTTGGAAAGGCCCAAAAAGATCTTATCTATTCTTATCTCGAATAGAAAGTGAATCCGAAACCTTATCTCCCTTAGAGGCTGCAAAGTTTGGTATGGAATATCTAAGAGAAAAAGGCTTTTGGGAAAAATATTTCTATTCATCAAACTAA
- a CDS encoding cation:proton antiporter has translation MKRNAIFYITLLVFSFGAFFFVANQGKSLEIGKVTRVEVNTSTSVESTEDTIDVWKKAGAKLWKGFHEPLPLLLLQIGVVIAATRVMGKLAVIVRQPFVVGEILAGILLGPSLFGLLFPEQYQFLFPKVSLGSLQLLSQIGLVFFMFVVGMELDLKILKNQADSAILISHTSILLPFLLGAILALSIYKTLAPPEVSFLSFSLFMGIGMSITAFPVLARIVQERGLTKTKLGGLALTCAASDDLTAWCLLAVVIALVQAGGILAALFTIVLAIVYVFIMWKIVQPAMHRAGRIFTNREAFTKMAVALFLLFPIASAWITESIGIHALFGAFLAGVVMPDKPKLRTLLAEKVEDLSTAIFLPLFFALTGIRTQIGLLNQGNLWWDFLMVLIVAILGKFAGSTIAARASGNNWKDSLSLGALMNTRGLMELIVLNIGYDIGVLSSEIFSMMVLMALVTTYMTGPSLNLIERIFSVVKAKREEGILLAFALHSRGVDLLRLASGLFQSGNKTKEVTALHLTPDSWISGKTAQKYEKKSFEPLFKLSKELGIKLNTLYKPSDNVTRDILKTIQSGNYNIFLTGGARSLFSDDVLGGKIRTLLSESATNAGILVAEKLKELDSFILAVYSDKDVKLLGFSLAMAKKIGAKLSIWDPRGKVPQFSQKERNLLKKEKIIILKGENPQVLSEADLVICDLETWEEETEFRNWELSDGSGLFLVRYKD, from the coding sequence ATGAAACGAAACGCGATTTTCTACATAACCCTATTAGTATTTTCTTTCGGAGCCTTCTTCTTTGTAGCGAATCAAGGCAAGTCATTAGAAATTGGTAAAGTTACTCGTGTCGAAGTTAACACTTCTACCTCGGTCGAGTCCACTGAAGATACGATAGATGTTTGGAAAAAAGCTGGGGCGAAACTTTGGAAGGGTTTTCATGAGCCTCTTCCACTTTTATTATTACAGATCGGAGTCGTAATAGCAGCCACTCGAGTAATGGGTAAACTTGCAGTTATTGTAAGACAACCCTTCGTAGTCGGAGAGATCCTCGCAGGTATATTATTAGGCCCATCCTTATTCGGGTTATTATTCCCAGAACAGTATCAATTCTTATTCCCCAAAGTTTCCTTAGGTTCACTACAATTACTAAGCCAGATCGGTTTAGTATTTTTCATGTTTGTAGTCGGAATGGAATTAGATCTAAAAATACTTAAAAACCAAGCAGATTCCGCGATACTTATCTCTCATACGAGTATCCTTCTTCCATTCTTACTAGGTGCGATCTTAGCCCTTTCTATTTATAAAACATTAGCTCCTCCGGAGGTAAGCTTTCTCTCCTTCTCCTTATTTATGGGAATAGGTATGAGTATCACTGCCTTTCCAGTACTTGCTCGAATCGTTCAGGAAAGAGGACTTACCAAGACAAAACTTGGGGGACTTGCACTTACTTGTGCAGCTTCTGATGATTTGACTGCTTGGTGTTTACTTGCAGTAGTGATCGCCCTTGTGCAAGCAGGCGGAATTCTTGCGGCTTTATTCACTATAGTTTTAGCAATAGTTTATGTTTTCATAATGTGGAAGATCGTTCAGCCTGCAATGCATAGAGCAGGAAGGATTTTTACAAACAGGGAAGCGTTCACTAAAATGGCTGTGGCTCTGTTTCTTCTCTTCCCTATCGCATCCGCTTGGATCACTGAATCAATCGGTATTCACGCATTGTTTGGAGCGTTTTTAGCTGGTGTTGTTATGCCAGACAAACCTAAACTTAGGACACTTCTTGCCGAAAAGGTAGAAGATTTAAGTACCGCAATCTTTCTTCCGTTATTCTTTGCGTTAACCGGGATCAGGACCCAAATCGGTCTATTAAACCAAGGTAATCTATGGTGGGATTTCCTAATGGTACTTATAGTTGCCATTTTAGGTAAATTCGCAGGAAGTACGATTGCTGCGAGAGCTTCCGGAAATAATTGGAAAGATTCTCTATCCTTGGGCGCACTCATGAACACCAGAGGGTTAATGGAATTAATCGTACTCAATATCGGTTACGATATTGGAGTATTATCCTCTGAGATTTTCTCTATGATGGTACTTATGGCATTGGTCACAACTTATATGACCGGACCAAGTTTGAATTTAATAGAGAGAATTTTCTCAGTAGTCAAAGCTAAAAGAGAAGAAGGTATATTACTCGCTTTTGCGTTACATTCCAGAGGTGTGGATCTATTAAGACTCGCTTCCGGCTTATTCCAAAGCGGAAACAAAACAAAAGAAGTAACAGCACTTCACCTCACTCCAGATTCTTGGATCTCAGGTAAAACCGCTCAAAAATATGAGAAAAAAAGTTTTGAACCTTTATTCAAACTTTCTAAAGAACTTGGGATCAAATTAAATACTTTATATAAGCCTTCTGACAACGTCACAAGAGATATACTAAAAACTATCCAATCGGGAAATTATAATATATTCCTAACTGGTGGAGCAAGATCCTTATTCAGCGACGATGTGCTTGGAGGAAAGATCAGAACACTCCTTTCTGAGTCTGCGACAAACGCAGGGATACTCGTCGCAGAAAAATTAAAAGAATTAGATAGTTTTATCTTAGCGGTTTACTCAGACAAAGATGTAAAACTATTAGGTTTTTCTCTCGCGATGGCAAAGAAGATAGGAGCTAAACTTTCCATCTGGGACCCAAGAGGTAAAGTTCCTCAATTCTCTCAAAAGGAAAGAAACCTTCTCAAAAAGGAAAAGATCATAATCCTAAAAGGAGAAAATCCTCAGGTGCTCTCAGAAGCAGACTTAGTGATCTGTGATCTGGAAACCTGGGAAGAAGAAACCGAATTTAGAAATTGGGAACTTTCAGACGGTTCAGGATTATTTTTAGTTCGTTATAAAGATTAA
- a CDS encoding response regulator, producing MIIDDEIQIRRLLRVALEKEGYKVEEAISVDDALSKVYMVRPDSIILDLGLPEKGGEEFLKKIRESGSKIPILVLSVRDSEKDKIFLLDRGADDYLTKPFGIGELLARIRVLLRHSSPEKTDVKVRIGLLELDFGTRKVLKEGKEVRLTPTEYSFLKLLATYPGKIVTQTQILKELWGPNQITESGYLRVYVNQIRKKIERDPGNPEILITEPGVGYFLKSDG from the coding sequence ATGATCATAGACGATGAGATCCAGATCCGTCGGCTTCTCAGAGTAGCCCTTGAAAAAGAAGGGTATAAAGTAGAAGAAGCAATTTCAGTAGACGATGCATTATCAAAAGTTTATATGGTTCGTCCTGATAGTATTATCTTGGATTTGGGCCTGCCAGAAAAAGGCGGAGAAGAATTTTTAAAAAAGATAAGAGAATCAGGTTCTAAAATTCCAATACTTGTTTTAAGCGTTAGAGATTCAGAGAAAGATAAGATCTTTTTGTTAGATAGAGGTGCGGATGATTATCTTACCAAACCTTTTGGGATTGGAGAGTTACTTGCAAGGATTAGAGTGTTATTGAGACATTCTTCTCCTGAAAAGACTGATGTAAAAGTAAGAATTGGTCTTTTGGAATTGGATTTTGGTACCAGAAAAGTTTTAAAAGAAGGTAAAGAGGTCCGTCTGACTCCGACTGAATATTCTTTTCTGAAATTATTAGCCACTTATCCAGGAAAGATAGTAACTCAAACCCAAATATTAAAAGAGCTCTGGGGTCCTAACCAAATAACAGAATCTGGTTATCTGAGAGTATACGTAAATCAGATCCGTAAAAAAATAGAAAGGGACCCGGGTAATCCTGAAATTTTGATCACTGAACCCGGGGTTGGCTATTTTTTAAAATCAGACGGATAA
- a CDS encoding sensor histidine kinase, giving the protein MRPAEENRPDPDELLSRIGGEEAKIRGKLKIFFGMAAGVGKTFEMLRDAQKAKSEGIDVWIGYLETHNRKDTEAQAEGLSIIPRKKFKYKSVDLEEMDLDTILEKKPDLVLIDELAHTNVPGSRHPKRYQDVLEILDQGINVYSTLNVQHLESRAGIVEEISGAPVSERVPDSILEIADEVELIDLVPDDLIKRLKEGKVYPSDKVPQALHSFFKIPNLTALRELSLNFTSKLVDRELSRLEPTKDSKLSDKILVAVSSSPQAANLIRYAKRIAFGLKCNWVAVHVDDGKVLSPEEKELLRENLSLARELGAEILNISDRDPVLGILRAINRAKATHVVIGRSGKSKLSRIFKGGSFIDKLSEQPGDFQILLAPTEISKEKPKIRFGFFTRGTRSKPIQYFFAFLALLGITSFNLLLNIFAGYWSIGLIYLFFIMFVALFAGRGPVLITASLSAIFWNFLFIPPKFTFYIEKVEDWMMFGTYFVLALVLGVLTTRLRDREEALQTGEEALSGLYRLSVALSRTHSLDEITSVAVETIENTFKSSVLILLSDQDSLLSLTPQPKSNFKPDMKESALAAWTFQNRKSSGKDTDTVPMSKGLYLPLLTPGGCFGVIGLDRENKESLELEEETLLFSMLNQIALSLERIQLLGIRANAKLVEESEKFYSALFNSVSHDFRTPLTVIRASLDLLETGNGKNDKEKSELFSEIRIAYKKLDRLVGDLLDMSRLESGRLMLDLQWEDPLDLVNETIRIAEYEKGEHILSVQTDETMPLVRMDRRLMIQVLIHLLQNAFLHTEKNSTVIVRASVPKDHLLLTVEDNGPGIPAGQENRIFEKFTKVSGSMQGTGLGLSICKGLVEAQGGKIWAENKQEGGARFLIRIPVLTFPPLEDSIV; this is encoded by the coding sequence GTGAGACCTGCTGAAGAAAATAGACCGGATCCGGACGAATTACTTTCTCGGATCGGAGGAGAAGAGGCTAAGATCAGAGGAAAATTGAAAATTTTCTTTGGTATGGCCGCAGGTGTAGGTAAAACTTTTGAAATGCTCCGTGATGCTCAAAAAGCAAAGTCGGAAGGAATTGATGTATGGATCGGTTATTTAGAAACTCATAATAGAAAAGATACAGAAGCTCAGGCAGAAGGTCTTTCTATTATTCCGAGGAAAAAATTTAAGTATAAATCAGTTGATCTGGAAGAAATGGACTTAGATACAATTCTGGAGAAAAAGCCGGATCTTGTATTAATAGACGAACTTGCTCATACAAATGTTCCAGGTTCCAGACATCCCAAAAGATACCAAGACGTTCTGGAAATTTTGGACCAAGGAATAAACGTTTATTCTACTTTAAATGTGCAACATTTGGAAAGTAGGGCAGGTATAGTGGAGGAAATTTCAGGAGCCCCCGTTTCTGAAAGAGTTCCTGATTCTATTTTAGAAATTGCTGATGAAGTAGAATTGATCGATCTTGTTCCAGATGACTTGATCAAACGTTTGAAAGAGGGAAAAGTATATCCTTCTGATAAAGTTCCTCAGGCACTTCATTCATTTTTTAAGATCCCGAATCTGACTGCACTTAGGGAACTTTCTTTAAATTTTACTTCGAAACTCGTGGATAGAGAGCTTTCTCGTTTGGAGCCGACTAAGGATTCCAAACTTTCAGATAAAATTTTAGTCGCAGTATCTTCTTCTCCCCAAGCCGCTAATTTGATACGTTATGCAAAACGAATTGCATTCGGATTAAAATGTAATTGGGTGGCAGTGCATGTGGATGACGGCAAAGTATTATCTCCGGAAGAAAAGGAACTTTTAAGAGAAAACTTAAGTCTTGCAAGAGAGTTAGGTGCAGAGATATTAAATATTTCAGATCGAGATCCAGTTCTTGGGATCTTAAGAGCAATCAACCGTGCCAAGGCAACCCATGTTGTAATAGGCAGAAGTGGTAAATCTAAACTTTCTAGGATTTTTAAAGGTGGCTCCTTCATAGATAAATTGAGCGAGCAGCCTGGGGATTTTCAGATACTTCTTGCTCCTACTGAAATTTCTAAGGAAAAACCTAAAATTCGATTCGGATTTTTTACAAGAGGAACTAGATCCAAACCTATTCAGTATTTTTTTGCTTTTCTGGCATTACTTGGGATCACTTCTTTTAATCTTTTATTAAATATTTTTGCAGGTTATTGGTCCATAGGCCTCATATATCTGTTTTTTATAATGTTTGTGGCGCTATTTGCGGGAAGAGGCCCTGTTTTAATCACAGCTTCTTTGAGTGCTATCTTCTGGAACTTTTTATTCATTCCTCCTAAATTCACATTCTATATTGAAAAAGTAGAAGATTGGATGATGTTTGGGACTTATTTTGTATTGGCTCTAGTCTTAGGAGTTTTGACCACAAGATTAAGAGATAGAGAAGAAGCATTACAAACTGGAGAAGAAGCTCTCTCCGGTCTTTATAGACTTTCTGTTGCACTTTCCCGGACTCATAGCCTGGATGAAATTACATCCGTAGCTGTGGAAACGATAGAAAATACATTTAAATCTTCTGTTTTGATCTTACTTTCAGATCAGGATTCTTTACTTTCTCTCACTCCTCAGCCTAAAAGTAATTTTAAACCGGATATGAAAGAGTCCGCCCTGGCTGCCTGGACTTTTCAAAATCGAAAATCATCTGGAAAAGATACAGATACGGTTCCAATGTCTAAGGGTTTGTATCTCCCGTTACTCACTCCCGGAGGTTGTTTCGGAGTTATTGGATTAGATAGAGAAAATAAGGAAAGTTTGGAATTAGAAGAAGAGACACTTCTATTTTCTATGCTAAATCAAATTGCTTTATCCTTAGAAAGAATACAATTACTTGGGATCCGAGCAAACGCAAAGTTAGTAGAAGAATCTGAAAAGTTTTATTCTGCATTATTTAATTCTGTTAGTCATGATTTCAGGACTCCCTTAACTGTTATCCGTGCTTCTTTAGATCTATTAGAAACAGGTAATGGAAAGAATGATAAGGAGAAGTCCGAATTATTCTCTGAGATCAGAATTGCTTATAAAAAATTGGATCGATTAGTCGGAGATCTTTTGGATATGTCCAGATTGGAGTCTGGAAGATTGATGCTGGATCTACAATGGGAAGATCCCCTAGACTTAGTAAATGAAACAATTCGGATCGCAGAATATGAAAAGGGAGAACATATTTTATCAGTTCAAACGGATGAAACTATGCCTCTTGTTCGAATGGATAGAAGATTGATGATCCAAGTGTTGATCCATCTTTTACAAAATGCATTTTTACATACTGAAAAGAATAGTACAGTTATAGTAAGAGCGAGTGTTCCCAAGGATCATCTTTTGTTAACCGTAGAAGATAATGGGCCTGGAATACCTGCCGGACAAGAAAATAGGATTTTTGAAAAGTTCACCAAAGTTTCCGGTTCTATGCAAGGAACAGGTCTTGGACTTTCTATCTGCAAGGGACTTGTGGAAGCTCAAGGTGGAAAGATCTGGGCGGAAAATAAACAAGAGGGTGGAGCCAGATTTTTAATACGAATTCCAGTGCTTACTTTTCCTCCTTTGGAGGATTCGATTGTCTAG
- the kdpC gene encoding potassium-transporting ATPase subunit KdpC, with amino-acid sequence MIRAVLQLGLWTFVCGIFYPVLVYGFAKFSFPKESSGSLVEEDGKVIGSEILAQSFESPEYFHSRPSAIGYDPSSSGASNLGPTSAQLSKKVEERRSYWVARGGIEPVPSELLYSSGSGLDPHLGPEAVKYQIPLVAKTNGISEDILVRLVEETIESPEWGLFGSHKVNILKLNLKLRSVYLENKILKK; translated from the coding sequence ATGATAAGAGCAGTTTTACAATTAGGGCTTTGGACTTTTGTATGTGGGATCTTTTATCCTGTTCTTGTGTATGGATTTGCTAAATTTTCTTTTCCAAAAGAGAGTTCAGGCTCCTTGGTAGAGGAAGATGGAAAGGTGATCGGTTCTGAGATACTCGCTCAGTCTTTTGAATCTCCAGAATATTTTCATTCCAGGCCTTCTGCAATTGGATATGATCCTTCTTCTTCTGGTGCTTCTAATCTTGGGCCTACTAGCGCTCAACTTTCTAAAAAAGTGGAGGAGAGAAGAAGTTATTGGGTTGCAAGAGGAGGGATTGAGCCTGTGCCTTCTGAACTTTTATATTCTTCAGGAAGTGGATTAGACCCTCATTTGGGTCCAGAAGCTGTGAAATATCAAATTCCATTGGTGGCGAAAACAAATGGAATTTCGGAGGATATACTAGTTCGATTGGTAGAAGAGACAATTGAATCTCCTGAATGGGGACTGTTCGGTTCTCATAAGGTGAATATTCTAAAATTGAATCTAAAATTGAGATCTGTTTATTTAGAGAATAAGATTCTAAAAAAATAA
- the kdpB gene encoding potassium-transporting ATPase subunit KdpB produces the protein MKNKSNSFFQDPKSLLKAILDSFVKLDPRVQWKNPVMFIVYIGAILSSYDIIFHPVNLSFGLQISIWLWATVLFANFAEALAEGRGKAKAESLKKNRKESKANKLSGSSVIIVPSSELRTGDRVVCQAGDQIPGDGEVVEGIASVDESAITGESAPVIRESGGDRSAVTGGTKVLSDKIVVQITTDPGKTFIDKMISLVEGASRQKTPNEIALSILLSALSLVFLVAITSLVPAVFYSQKEGGGNLGLSGSFPALVGLLVCLIPTTIGGLLSAIGISGMDRLMRRNVIAKSGRAIEAAGDIDVLLLDKTGTITLGNRMATRFVPAPGISEKKIADASQLASLSDETPEGRSIVVLAKEKFDLRGRNLSELGGRFVPFTAKSKMSGVDFDPDSEGKTKPSIRKGASESIRNHITSLGGEYPKEISAIVDEIAREGGTPLVVSEGREILGVIHLKDIVKGGIKERFARLRQMGIRTVMITGDNPLTAAAIAAEAGVDDFIAEATPETKLRRIREEQSGGKLVAMIGDGTNDAPALAQADVGVAMNTGTQTAREAGNMIDLDSNPTKLIEIVEIGKQLLMTRGSLTTFSIANDVSKYFVILPAMFAGLFPIGGIGALSILNILGFASPESAVLSAVIFNALILVFLVPLALKGVSYRPAGADSVLARNVFIYGFGGLILPFFGIKTIDLILGFTKGVFA, from the coding sequence ATGAAAAATAAAAGTAATTCTTTTTTCCAAGATCCGAAGTCTTTGCTAAAGGCGATTTTGGATTCTTTTGTAAAATTGGATCCGAGAGTTCAATGGAAAAATCCTGTAATGTTCATAGTATATATAGGGGCAATATTAAGTTCTTATGATATTATTTTCCATCCTGTAAATTTAAGTTTTGGCCTACAAATTTCAATTTGGTTATGGGCGACTGTCCTATTTGCGAATTTTGCCGAAGCACTGGCAGAAGGTAGAGGAAAGGCAAAAGCGGAATCCTTGAAAAAAAATAGAAAAGAATCCAAGGCAAACAAATTAAGCGGGAGTTCTGTTATCATAGTTCCTTCTTCAGAGTTAAGAACTGGAGACAGGGTGGTTTGCCAAGCGGGAGATCAAATTCCTGGTGATGGAGAGGTGGTAGAAGGTATAGCTTCTGTAGATGAGTCTGCGATTACTGGAGAATCTGCACCAGTGATTAGAGAATCCGGAGGAGATAGATCTGCAGTTACCGGAGGCACAAAAGTTTTAAGTGATAAGATTGTAGTTCAGATCACGACAGATCCAGGAAAAACTTTTATAGATAAAATGATCTCTCTTGTAGAAGGAGCTTCCAGACAGAAGACTCCGAATGAGATCGCACTCTCCATTCTTCTTTCTGCATTATCATTGGTATTCTTGGTCGCGATCACATCTCTTGTGCCTGCAGTATTCTATAGCCAAAAAGAAGGTGGTGGGAATTTAGGACTTTCAGGCTCTTTTCCTGCGTTAGTTGGTCTTTTGGTGTGTTTAATACCTACAACAATTGGCGGACTTTTGTCCGCGATTGGGATCAGCGGCATGGATAGACTCATGAGAAGGAACGTAATTGCTAAATCAGGTAGAGCAATAGAAGCAGCAGGAGATATTGACGTTCTATTATTGGACAAGACAGGAACAATTACCTTAGGAAATAGAATGGCTACTAGGTTCGTTCCCGCTCCTGGAATTTCAGAAAAGAAAATCGCAGATGCTTCACAACTTGCTTCTCTTTCTGACGAAACGCCGGAAGGAAGATCTATCGTAGTACTCGCAAAGGAAAAATTCGATTTAAGAGGAAGAAATCTGTCTGAGTTAGGAGGACGATTTGTTCCATTCACTGCGAAAAGTAAAATGAGTGGTGTAGATTTTGATCCGGACTCAGAAGGAAAAACAAAACCTTCGATCCGAAAGGGAGCCTCAGAATCTATTCGAAATCATATTACAAGTTTAGGTGGAGAATATCCAAAGGAAATTTCCGCAATAGTTGATGAGATCGCAAGAGAAGGTGGAACTCCTTTAGTAGTTTCAGAAGGAAGAGAAATTTTAGGCGTCATTCATCTGAAAGATATCGTAAAGGGCGGGATCAAAGAACGATTTGCAAGGCTTAGGCAAATGGGGATTAGAACTGTGATGATCACAGGAGATAATCCTTTGACTGCGGCTGCAATTGCAGCGGAAGCAGGAGTGGATGATTTTATCGCAGAGGCAACTCCTGAAACAAAACTAAGACGTATCCGAGAAGAACAGTCCGGAGGAAAACTTGTAGCGATGATAGGTGATGGGACAAATGACGCTCCCGCTTTAGCACAGGCCGATGTAGGTGTTGCGATGAATACAGGAACCCAAACTGCAAGAGAAGCAGGGAATATGATAGATCTGGATAGTAATCCCACTAAATTGATAGAGATTGTTGAGATAGGAAAACAACTTTTGATGACAAGAGGGTCTTTGACTACTTTCAGTATAGCAAATGATGTATCTAAATATTTTGTGATCCTGCCTGCTATGTTTGCAGGATTATTTCCAATCGGCGGAATTGGTGCTTTATCTATTTTGAATATTCTAGGTTTTGCAAGTCCCGAATCTGCGGTTTTAAGTGCAGTGATCTTTAATGCACTAATCCTTGTATTCTTGGTCCCTCTCGCGCTTAAAGGTGTGAGTTATAGGCCTGCAGGTGCTGATTCGGTTCTGGCTCGAAATGTATTTATCTATGGTTTTGGTGGACTCATACTTCCATTTTTCGGGATTAAAACAATCGATCTGATTTTGGGTTTTACTAAGGGAGTTTTCGCATGA
- the kdpA gene encoding potassium-transporting ATPase subunit KdpA — MNGNDSIFFFLYFAVLFLLSPFLGIYIADVLKGEVSRRLPFLSKFESFLYKSLSLKVPALEARSFEADYKISGIKEDQNSDWKVYLFDIGIFTLLSLGLVVLGLHFQDLLPGNPESKLGVPWELAWNTSVSFVTNTNWQAYSGEVSLSYLSQMLLLGVQNFVSAGVGIAVLAAMARGMNSKPGESSGIGNFYIDLTRSILYILLPISILVAFILVSQGVVMDFSQYVTAIGIEGQSVKIPLGPAASQIAIKQLGTNGGGFFGVNSAHPFENPTVFSSWIQCILILLLPGALPFAYGRWVGSWKAGLSIFLGMTLLFILSLSLSLWSESNFVGNWEGKETRFGVAQSILWGMATTAASNGSVNAMHDSFSPLAGGLAIWNILLGEVVFGGVGVGLIGMLFYVVLTVFIAGLMVGRTPEYLGKKIEAKEVKLALVGVLVPGLCILLFTAFSLLHESALSSRTNLGPHGLTEILYAFASASGNNGSAFAGLNANTPFYNITLSVCMLVGRFAVIIPALGLGGALLGKKIAPKGEGTFSTESPLFVLLLLSVIFLVGALTFLPVLVLGPGSEHILLHSGSKF; from the coding sequence ATGAACGGAAACGACTCGATCTTCTTCTTTTTATATTTTGCAGTTTTATTTCTTCTCTCTCCCTTTTTAGGAATTTATATAGCGGATGTTCTCAAGGGAGAAGTTTCCAGACGATTACCATTCCTTTCCAAATTCGAATCTTTCTTATATAAGAGCCTGTCCCTAAAGGTCCCCGCTCTTGAAGCCCGTAGCTTTGAAGCGGACTATAAGATTTCTGGAATAAAGGAAGATCAAAATTCGGATTGGAAAGTTTATCTATTTGATATTGGGATTTTTACTCTTTTAAGCCTGGGCTTAGTTGTATTAGGCTTACATTTCCAGGATCTTCTTCCTGGAAACCCGGAAAGTAAGTTAGGAGTTCCTTGGGAACTGGCATGGAATACATCTGTTAGTTTTGTGACGAACACAAACTGGCAGGCTTATTCTGGAGAAGTTTCTCTCTCTTATTTAAGCCAAATGTTACTCTTAGGAGTGCAGAATTTTGTAAGCGCAGGAGTTGGAATTGCAGTACTAGCTGCCATGGCAAGAGGAATGAACTCTAAGCCAGGAGAATCCTCTGGGATCGGTAACTTCTATATTGATCTAACCAGAAGTATATTATATATTCTTTTACCAATTTCAATCTTGGTCGCATTCATTTTGGTTTCTCAAGGTGTGGTCATGGATTTTTCTCAATATGTAACTGCGATTGGAATAGAGGGTCAGTCTGTAAAGATCCCGCTTGGGCCTGCTGCTTCTCAAATTGCTATCAAACAGTTAGGAACGAATGGGGGAGGATTTTTTGGAGTAAATTCAGCTCATCCATTTGAGAATCCTACTGTTTTTTCCAGTTGGATCCAATGTATTTTGATCTTACTTCTTCCTGGAGCATTACCTTTTGCTTATGGAAGATGGGTTGGTTCCTGGAAAGCAGGCTTATCAATTTTTCTTGGAATGACTCTTCTTTTTATCTTAAGTCTTTCTCTATCTCTTTGGTCTGAAAGTAACTTTGTCGGAAATTGGGAAGGTAAAGAAACAAGATTCGGAGTCGCCCAAAGTATTCTTTGGGGAATGGCAACCACAGCAGCATCTAACGGTTCAGTGAATGCGATGCATGATAGTTTTTCTCCTCTAGCCGGGGGACTCGCTATTTGGAATATTCTTCTGGGCGAAGTTGTATTCGGAGGTGTAGGAGTTGGGCTTATAGGAATGTTATTCTATGTGGTCCTTACTGTTTTTATCGCAGGACTTATGGTAGGAAGGACTCCTGAATATTTAGGAAAAAAAATAGAAGCAAAAGAAGTTAAACTCGCTCTTGTTGGAGTTTTGGTTCCTGGGCTTTGTATTCTTTTATTCACTGCATTTTCACTTCTTCATGAATCTGCTCTTTCGTCTCGGACAAATTTGGGGCCTCATGGTCTGACTGAAATTTTATACGCATTTGCTTCTGCATCCGGGAATAACGGATCTGCATTCGCAGGTTTGAATGCAAACACTCCATTTTATAATATAACTCTTTCAGTTTGTATGTTAGTGGGAAGATTTGCAGTGATCATTCCTGCTCTGGGGCTCGGCGGAGCGCTACTGGGTAAAAAGATCGCTCCAAAAGGAGAAGGTACTTTTTCTACGGAAAGTCCTTTGTTTGTGTTACTTCTTCTTTCTGTAATCTTCTTGGTAGGAGCTCTAACATTCTTGCCTGTTTTGGTTTTAGGACCTGGAAGTGAGCATATACTACTTCATTCAGGTTCGAAATTTTAA
- the kdpF gene encoding K(+)-transporting ATPase subunit F: MSYTFLIVLVIALCGYLSFSILKPEKF, encoded by the coding sequence TTGTCTTATACATTTTTAATCGTTTTAGTCATCGCATTATGTGGTTATCTCTCCTTCTCCATTTTAAAACCGGAAAAATTTTAG